Proteins from a single region of Candidatus Hydrogenedentota bacterium:
- a CDS encoding GNAT family N-acetyltransferase encodes MFESMPLQCAPSNLSDYVGEILPGFQEIYGTEAADHYAIAGAAGIAATMARPDVLAFGCASEGVVCALLLAKRENTRTTLSFFHVLRPYRHSGAGKALLNFALDSLEPCADIFTEFIPFCPIDLDSVFSKRGFSTLNRQLMCCPTESRPSHYRGEFAFTHPAPADLHALATVLAETYRGHPERFLFPEVQSASRALDYILRATVGEFGRHNSTHTLAAWQNGQCAGFGIGCQVLPGLGFVLHLAVAPAFQGIGLGTALLKGLSTAFAEEALDYIALGVTCDNPAVNLYHRAGFRINARIPVYYRLAGAFEGVSPSNHPQT; translated from the coding sequence ATGTTTGAATCGATGCCACTTCAGTGTGCCCCGTCCAATCTTTCCGACTATGTGGGCGAAATTCTTCCGGGGTTCCAGGAAATCTACGGTACGGAAGCCGCCGATCACTACGCTATCGCCGGTGCCGCTGGAATCGCCGCAACTATGGCCCGCCCCGATGTCCTCGCCTTCGGATGCGCCTCCGAAGGGGTCGTCTGCGCCCTGCTTCTCGCGAAGCGGGAGAATACCCGGACAACTCTTTCATTCTTCCATGTGCTGCGGCCCTATCGTCACTCGGGCGCGGGGAAAGCCCTGTTGAATTTCGCGCTGGATTCGCTGGAACCGTGCGCCGATATCTTCACAGAATTCATACCTTTTTGCCCAATAGACCTGGACAGCGTTTTTTCGAAGCGTGGTTTTAGCACGTTGAATCGCCAACTCATGTGTTGTCCCACGGAATCCCGACCATCACACTACCGTGGGGAATTCGCGTTCACCCATCCAGCACCTGCGGATCTTCACGCCCTGGCGACCGTTCTGGCCGAGACCTATCGGGGGCACCCGGAGCGTTTTCTTTTTCCCGAAGTGCAATCGGCGTCTCGGGCCCTCGACTATATACTCCGCGCCACGGTCGGCGAGTTTGGGCGACACAATAGCACCCACACCCTCGCCGCCTGGCAAAATGGTCAATGTGCCGGGTTTGGCATCGGGTGTCAGGTACTGCCGGGCCTGGGGTTCGTCCTCCACCTGGCCGTCGCCCCCGCATTCCAAGGTATTGGACTGGGCACCGCGCTTCTTAAGGGGCTGAGCACCGCCTTTGCCGAGGAGGCGCTGGACTATATTGCGCTGGGTGTAACATGCGATAATCCCGCCGTTAACTTGTATCATCGCGCCGGATTTCGGATAAACGCACGAATTCCGGTGTACTATCGACTCGCGGGGGCATTCGAGGGTGTGTCTCCCTCGAACCACCCACAAACGTAA
- the recR gene encoding recombination protein RecR — MLLDSPTVERLVDAFRRLPGVGKRSAERLVLHLLSAPADDAYRLSEAIRSARERITTCGICRNLTEEDPCVICADERRDASLICVVEQPAGAMAIERGGMFRGRYHVLHGVLNPLEGVGPSELCLDRLYARLGGNAVEEVIIATNATAEGEATALYLSRQLAQRGVKASRIAHGVPMGSGLEFADEATLSHAMQGRTLLH, encoded by the coding sequence ATGTTGCTGGATTCTCCAACCGTGGAACGGCTGGTGGACGCCTTTCGGCGGCTTCCCGGCGTGGGAAAGCGCTCGGCCGAACGGCTCGTCCTGCATTTATTGAGTGCGCCCGCGGACGATGCCTACCGCCTGAGCGAGGCGATTCGAAGCGCCCGGGAGCGAATTACAACGTGCGGGATCTGCAGGAATCTCACCGAGGAAGACCCCTGTGTCATCTGCGCGGATGAGCGGCGCGACGCCTCCCTCATTTGCGTTGTGGAGCAGCCCGCGGGCGCCATGGCAATTGAACGGGGGGGGATGTTTCGGGGGCGATACCACGTGCTCCACGGCGTGCTCAATCCCCTCGAAGGGGTGGGGCCTTCCGAGTTGTGTCTGGATCGGCTCTATGCCCGCCTGGGCGGCAACGCGGTGGAAGAAGTGATTATCGCGACCAACGCCACGGCGGAAGGCGAAGCGACCGCGCTCTACCTTTCGAGGCAACTCGCCCAGCGGGGCGTGAAGGCCAGCCGCATTGCGCACGGTGTCCCCATGGGTAGCGGATTGGAATTTGCCGACGAGGCGACGCTTTCCCACGCCATGCAGGGGCGTACCCTGCTCCACTGA
- the def gene encoding peptide deformylase: MSVLDIVLFPDDPLTRKAEPYAEIGPDVARLARDMIETMHAADGVGLAGPQVGVAKRIFVYHEPDGEPRCLVNPEILAMDGSEEGEEGCLSMPRVYSDRIPRATYVEVKGFDETGAPVHLEARNFLARIIQHEYDHLDGILFPQRLDIITRDAVLQEWQAVRAEILGEKKRQPV, from the coding sequence ATGTCCGTACTTGATATCGTTCTATTTCCCGATGACCCCCTCACCCGCAAGGCGGAGCCCTACGCCGAGATAGGACCCGACGTGGCCCGTCTCGCGCGGGATATGATCGAGACCATGCACGCCGCCGATGGTGTGGGCCTGGCCGGTCCTCAGGTGGGTGTGGCCAAGCGCATCTTCGTGTATCATGAGCCGGACGGCGAACCCCGTTGCCTGGTGAACCCCGAGATTCTTGCCATGGACGGGAGCGAGGAAGGGGAAGAAGGCTGCCTCAGCATGCCCCGGGTCTACTCCGATCGGATTCCCCGGGCAACCTACGTGGAGGTCAAGGGTTTCGATGAGACCGGTGCGCCGGTTCACCTCGAGGCGAGAAACTTCCTGGCCCGCATAATCCAGCACGAGTACGATCACCTCGACGGCATTCTTTTTCCCCAGCGACTGGATATCATCACCCGAGATGCGGTGCTGCAGGAGTGGCAGGCCGTGCGCGCGGAAATTCTGGGCGAAAAAAAGCGGCAGCCGGTCTAA
- the dnaA gene encoding chromosomal replication initiator protein DnaA, with product MASKSEVNPWQQAQVHLQAALDEYSYKNWFAQTRFESCANGQLLVGVPSQFFADWLRDHYMDAVCDSLRKVMPDFESVQFIPRPEHTADLNVARLPRPMGQSKAPSTAERAPVKRPGATPRSYNGFNPRYTFDRFVIGSGNRFAHAAARAVAESPGRAYNPLFLYGGTGLGKTHLMQGIGQYLMSRQSDLRCVFISSEHFTNQLIQSIAEKSTQQFRAKYRKVDVLLIDDIQFIAGKEATQEEFFHTFNVLFDMHKQIVLSSDRSPKEMRGIEERLISRFEWGLVTDIQPPDLETRVAILQRKAQEENLTIPDDVMRYIATYITTNIRELEGALITVLAYSRLTEEKISISMVEDVLRDLIGSEKIKPVTIEQVQRAVADHFDVRIADLHGRSRQRQIVKPRQLAMYLCKELIPSLSLSDVGEAFGGKDHTTVMYACDKVSTEVKESAVSRQMVEQLTKTIRS from the coding sequence TTTGCCCAGACGCGCTTCGAGTCCTGCGCAAACGGCCAGTTGCTTGTAGGTGTACCCAGCCAGTTCTTTGCCGATTGGCTGCGCGATCACTACATGGATGCCGTTTGCGATTCCCTTCGGAAGGTCATGCCGGACTTCGAGTCCGTGCAGTTTATTCCCCGCCCCGAGCACACGGCGGATCTGAACGTAGCCCGGCTTCCCAGGCCCATGGGCCAGTCCAAGGCGCCGTCGACCGCGGAACGCGCTCCGGTCAAACGGCCCGGTGCGACTCCACGCAGCTACAACGGCTTTAATCCCCGGTACACCTTTGACCGATTTGTAATTGGTTCGGGTAACCGCTTCGCCCACGCCGCCGCCCGCGCGGTGGCCGAGTCCCCCGGTCGGGCCTACAACCCCCTGTTCCTCTATGGCGGCACGGGGCTCGGCAAGACGCACCTGATGCAGGGTATCGGCCAATATCTCATGTCGCGTCAGTCGGATCTGCGCTGCGTGTTTATTTCCTCCGAACACTTCACGAATCAGCTCATTCAGAGCATCGCGGAGAAGTCGACCCAGCAGTTTCGCGCCAAATACCGCAAGGTGGACGTGCTGCTTATCGACGATATCCAGTTCATCGCGGGCAAAGAGGCAACCCAGGAAGAGTTCTTCCACACGTTCAACGTGCTCTTCGACATGCACAAGCAAATCGTGCTGTCCAGCGATCGCAGCCCGAAGGAAATGCGTGGTATAGAGGAACGTCTCATTTCGCGCTTTGAGTGGGGCCTGGTGACCGACATTCAGCCGCCCGATCTGGAGACCCGCGTCGCCATTCTTCAGCGCAAGGCCCAGGAAGAGAATCTTACAATTCCCGACGATGTCATGCGCTACATCGCGACCTACATCACCACCAACATCCGCGAGTTGGAAGGCGCCCTGATCACGGTACTGGCCTACAGCCGCCTTACGGAGGAGAAGATCTCCATCTCGATGGTGGAAGATGTGTTGCGCGACCTGATCGGCTCTGAGAAGATCAAGCCGGTCACCATCGAGCAGGTCCAGCGCGCGGTGGCCGATCACTTCGATGTCCGCATCGCCGACCTCCACGGTCGCAGTCGCCAGCGCCAGATTGTGAAGCCCCGCCAGCTTGCCATGTACCTCTGCAAGGAGTTGATCCCCAGTCTCTCATTGAGCGATGTGGGGGAAGCCTTCGGCGGCAAGGATCACACCACGGTAATGTACGCCTGCGACAAGGTTTCCACCGAGGTAAAGGAGTCCGCCGTCTCGCGCCAGATGGTCGAGCAACTGACCAAAACCATCCGGTCCTGA